The nucleotide sequence CGGAAGAGGGCGTGGCACCGACGGCCTGGGTTGCCCACATCGAACCCGTCTGCACGATGGCGCCGCCGCCGCGGCGCTGCATGGCCCGGGCTGCGGCCTGGGCGGTGAAGAACTTGCCCTTGAGAATGGTATCCAGGAAGCCGTCGTACTCGGCCTCGCTGAGCTCCAGGAAGGGCTTGGGCCGGAAGACGCCGGCGTTGTTGAAGAGCACGTCAACGCCGCCGAAGCGGTGCTCCGCGCGGTGGACGAGTGACCGTCCGGTGTCGGGGAGCGCGATGTCACCGGCCAGGGTGTCCACGCGCTGCCCCTGGGCGTCGATTTCCCGCGCCGCTGCCTCAAGCTTCGCAGCGTCCCGCCCGCCCAGGAGCACAGAGCCCCCTTCGGCGACGAAACGCTTCGCCACCTCCTTGCCGATGCCGGAGCCACCGCCGGTGACGATGGCGATGCGGTCTTTGAAGCGCATGGTTCACCTCTGAGGCTATTGATCGATAGGTAGGGCAAATCTACTTCGGTTCCTGGCGCTGGTGCAACCCGCCGGGTGTCCGTATTTCCACGAACCCCGGCGGGCAAACCTTGCGGCTAGAAGCTCTCGGCCGGAGCGCCCGCGGCGCCCCGACGAGCGTCCAGGGCGAGCAGCCGATCCGCATCCCGTAGCAGGAACAGCATCAGCATTGCCGCCAGGGTCGGCACGCTGGCCCAGAAGAGATGGTTGGGCGACTGATAGGGGTTGGCCAGCTCCCCAAGGGTCACGAGCACAGAGGCAGTGTGCATCGCGAGAATGGCGCCGTAGCTCCAGAAGCGCAGCAGCCCGGCGGCGAAGGCCATGATGATCAGCAGTTGCACCCCTCCGATGCTCATCACGAGTGCAGTGGAAGCGATGTCGAAGTAGAAGGTCTGGAAGATCGCCTGGGTAATCTCCGGATGCAGGATCTTCTCCAGCGCCCAGACGGCCATGAAGGCCGCCATTGCCAGGCGCAGCGTGAGCAGTCCGAGCTCGAGCTTGCGGTTCTCATTCATGGGGACAGTCCTCATGTCGGTCCAGTGGAACCGGACGCCGTGCACCGGCGCCCGCACCGCCGTGCCCCGCGGCCGATGTGCGCTGCACTCAGCCAGGATCCGGGTCATCGGCAGCGTCAGCGTGTGGACCCAGGCAGCGGGGGTCTTCTGAGTTTCTGCAGGGCGTGGGGTCTGGTAGGGATCGCGGTCTAGCGGACGGTTCGCAGGTGCTGATCGACGCACACCACGCATGCCCCGGCCACAGTGCCCGCCGCGGCATACGGGCAGAGGAGCAGCCACTCCTCGCCTTCCACGGCGATCACCGAGTAGCGCACGCCGAAGAGGCGGGGGCGGGTGCCAATGACGCTCGCCAGCCCTCGGCGCAGGATTGTCTGGCGGGACAGGGTTTCGCTGAGGAGCGCGTCGTCGGGCGTGGGCCAGTGGTCGCGGGCGCTGCCGTCGGCGGTCAGCCGGAAGCCGTAGGTGTCGGGCAGGCGCAGATGGTCGATGCCACTGTCCTCAGGGTCGCTTCGGGCCTGCCACCGGCGCAGCGCGCCGCGCACCGCAGCGTCGCAGACCCGCATGGGTGCGAGCTCCCGCAGGCCCCGGGCCGCAATCCCGGCGATGGTTCCGGTGAGAAAAGGAGGACGCGCCACCATGGCTCACCCCCCGGCGAAGGGCGGCACGATCGCCCGTCCCGCGTCGGGCCGGCGCGGACTCGCGGCCACCGGTCCCGACGCCGGCAGCAGCCGCACGGTCGTCCGTGTCAGGTGAATGCTTGGTTGGCGGGGCACCGGCCGGGTGGGCCGGGGGCTGGGGCAGGGCGCGGATGCAGGGGCCGGTGTTGCGGCGTGTCGCTTCATGATCCGTCCCTGCGGCCAGCAGCGATTGAGTGGCCCCCAGCATATTCGCGCTCCGGCGCAGCCGGCTTTCAGATTTGTGGGCTCTCCGACTTCCCCGGCCGCCCCGTCGGTGGCGGCCTCTACCGGTGGCACGATCGTTGAAGATTCCGCAGCGGACCCGCGCCGATACTGCCGGCAAGCGCGCGGGCCATGGTGGGTCCGGGCGCCGGTCGGCCGCCACCTGGAGGAATCCGAATGGTCGAAGTCCTGGATCCCCAAGCAAAACAGAAGCCTGCGTCGCCGCGTCACAATGGCCACGACCGGTCCGACCCTCTCCCGATGATTCCGGCCTACGTCGTCGACGGGGCGTCGCGGCAGCCGCAGATGCTCAGCGGTGACACGCTCCGCCGGGCGACCCTGGCGCACGTCGCGCCCGCGGTCATCCACGAGCTGCGCCAGCCGCTGACGGCGATTCTGTCCAGCGCGGCGGGCTGCGAGCGGCTGCTGGCGCAGGACATCCCGAGCAGGGAGGCCCTCGCCGCGGGTATCGGCATGATCCGGCGCAACGCCGAGCGCGCCGTGGGCACCATGCGCTCCCTGCAGCAACTGTTCGTCGAGGGTGGCCTGCAACGGCGCCGTCTGGACCTCACAGGCACCCTCGCGGAGACGGCGGCGCAGCTGGCCGACCGTGCGCAGGACCTGGGCGTGCGGCTGGAGCAGGTTCAGTCAGTGGAGGCGCTGTGCGTGGACGGGGACGGCATCCTGCTCCGCCAGGCCGTGGTGAACCTGGTGGAGAACGCCCTCCAGGCCGCGGCCAGCGCCGACGGCGAGCCGGCGGTGCAGCTGCGGGCGGTCGGCGCGGAGCATCGCTGCCTTCGCGTGACCGTGGCCGACTCCGGGTCCGGCGTTCCGCCGGGCTGCGTCAGCCGCATCTTCCAGCCCTTCGTTACGAGCCGCAGCGAGGGCATGGGTATCGGCCTGTGGCTCGCGCGGACCATCGCAGAGGCCCACGGCGGCACCATCAGCGTGGGGCGGGACGCGGCCCTGGGCGGTGCCGCCTTCCATCTGGTGCTGCCCGCGGCAAGGGCCTGACCGGCCGCCCCAGCCAACGCCCGCAGAAACCTGAAAGACCGCGCCCCGTCGCCGAAGGATGCTCAATGCCAGTGGAGCGCGGGAGGCCGCGCTCCGCCGGCGCGGCCCCGGCCTCGGCCGGGCCGCGGCGACCAGGCCCTGACACCAGAGGAGACCCGGCATGGCCCATCCGATGCACGAGCAGCTGAGCCCCCAGAATTGCGCCCTGGCACTGATCGACTTCCAGCCGGCGATGTATCAGGGGGTCTACTCCCACGACCGCCTGGCCCTGATGCACAACGTCCAGATTCTGGCGAAGACGGCCCGGCTGTTCGACGTCCCGGTGACCCTGTCCACGGTGGCCCAGGACTCCTTCGCCGGCCCGTTCATGCCGGAGGTGACCGAGCTCTTTCCGCAGGCCGAGGTGATCGACCGCACCTCGATCAACAGCTGGCTCGACCCGAACTTCCGCCGGGCGGTGGAGGCCACCGGGCGCAAGCGCATCGTGGTGGCCGGCCTGTGGACGGAGGCGTGCGTGATGTTCCCCACGCTCGAGATGCTCGCGGCCGGCTACCAGGTGCACGTGCCCGCCGACGCCTGCGGTGACGTCAGCCCGGAGGCCCACGAGCGTGCCGTCCAGCGCCTGGTGCAGGCGGGTGCGGTGCCCATGAACGCGTTGCAGTTCACCTTCGAGCTGCAGCAGGACTGGGCGCGCCAGGAGACCTACGACGGCGTCATGGAGATCCTCAAGGCGCACACCCCCTACGGCATCCAGGTGCGGTTCTCGAAGTGGGCGCTCGGTGAGCACGCCAGCGAGGCGGGCGCCGCCGCAGCAGGCTGATCCGCCGCCCGTCCCGGGCCGGCGGCGATGCGCCGCCGGCCGGATCCCGCCAACGCCGGAGGCGCCCCATGGCCGAGCTGATCGCCGTCAACGGCCGCATCACCACCCTGGACCCGGCCCGCCCGGAAGTGACCGCCCTCGCCGTGCGCGACGGCCGCATCGTCGCCACCGGCGGCGAGGCCGCCTGCCGCGCCGCCCTCGGCCCCGGGCCGACGACCATCGACCTGCGCGGGCGGCGGGTGATTCCGGGGCTCAACGACAGCCACACGCACCTGATCCGCGGGGGCCTGAGCTACAACCTGGAGCTGCGCTGGGAGAACGAGCCGTCGCTGGCGGATGCCCTGCGGGCGCTCCGCGCCCAGGCCGAGCGCACGCCGCCGCCGCAGTGGGTGCGGGTGGTGGGCGGCTGGTCGGAGTTCCAGTTCGCCGAGCGGCGCATGCCGACCCTGGAGGAGATCAACGCGGCGGCGCCGGAGACGCCGGTGTTCCTCCTGCACCTCTACGCCCGGGCGCTGCTCAACCGCGCGGCGTTGCGCGCGCTTGGCATCACCCGGGAGACCCCCGACCCGCCCGGCGGCGAGATCCAGCGCGATCGCAGCGGCGAGCCCACCGGCCTGCTCATCGCCAGGCCCTCGGCGCTGATCCTCTACTCGACGCTGGCCCGCGGGCCCAGGCTCGCGCCGGAGGACCAGGCCAACTCCACCCGGCACTACATGCGCGAGATGAACCGCCTCGGCATCACCAGCGTCATCGACGCCGGCGGCGGCGGGCAGAGCTACCCCGACGACTACGCCGTCATCCGGCGCCTGCACGAGGCTGGCGAGCTCACCGTGCGCATCGCCTACAACCTCTTCGCCCAGAAGCCCGGCGACGAGCTCTCCGACTACGAGCGCTGGGTGGCGATGACCGAGCCCGGCGCCGGCGACGAGTGGCTGCGCATGAACGGCGCCGGCGAGAACCTGGTGTGGTCCGCGGCGGACTTCGAGAACTTCCTCGAGCCGCGGCCGGATCTCGCCCCGGTGATGGAGTCCGAGCTCGAGGCGGTGGTCGGCCTGCTCGCCGAGCGGCGCTGGCCGTTCCGCATCCACGCCACCTACGACGAGAGCATCGGGCGTTTCCTCGACGTCTTCGAGCGGGTGAGCGGCGGCGCGCCGCTGCCGGCGCGCTTCATCATCGACCATGCCGAGACCATCGGCCCACGCAACATCGAGCGCGTGCAGGCCCTCGGCGGCGGCATCGCCATCCAGCACCGCATGGCCTTCCAGGGCGAATACTTCGTCGACCGCTATGGCCGCGAGGCCGCGGCCGAGACGCCGCCGGTGGCCCGCATGCTGGCAAGCGGCCTGCCCCTCGGCGCCGGCACCGACGCCACCCGCGTCGCCTCCTACGACCCGTGGGTGGCGCTCTACTGGCTCACCACCGGACGCACCCTCGGTGGCCTGCCGCTGTATGGCGAGGAAAAGGTCCTGGGGCGGGAGGCGGCGCTGCGGCTGTGGACCGAGGGCTCGGCCTGGTTCTCGGGCGAGGAGGCGGTCAAGGGCACCCTTGTCCCCGGGCGTCACGCCGACCTCGCCGTGCTCTCGGCGGACTACCTGTCGGTCCCGCCGGAGGAGATCCGCCACATCACCTCGGTGCTCACCATGGTGCGCGGTCGCGTCGTGTTCGCGGACGCGGAGTTCTCCAATCTCTCCCCGCCGCTGCCGCCGGCAAGCCCGGATTGGAGCCCGGTCGCGGCCGGCCCGAGCCCGGCGATGCGGCGGCCTCCGGTCGGCGCCGGCCATGGCTGCGCCTTCCACGGGCACCAGCGGGCCATCGCCTGGAACCGGCCGTTGCCGCTGGCGGACGAGGTCCGGCATGCCTTCTGGGGCGCGCTCGGCTGCTCCTGCTTCGTGTTCTGAGCGATGGCGGTCAGCACCGGAAAGCGGGCGGGATCCGCCGCGGCCGGGGTGGCGGAATCGGCCTT is from Spiribacter halobius and encodes:
- a CDS encoding SDR family NAD(P)-dependent oxidoreductase, translated to MRFKDRIAIVTGGGSGIGKEVAKRFVAEGGSVLLGGRDAAKLEAAAREIDAQGQRVDTLAGDIALPDTGRSLVHRAEHRFGGVDVLFNNAGVFRPKPFLELSEAEYDGFLDTILKGKFFTAQAAARAMQRRGGGAIVQTGSMWATQAVGATPSSAYSAANAGVHALVRNLAIELAGEGIRVNAVAPAVVETPVYGTFMDEEQVRSTLQSFNSFHPLGRNGQPADVAEALLFLASDAAAWITGVVLPVDGGVTAGRQ
- a CDS encoding DoxX protein, translated to MNENRKLELGLLTLRLAMAAFMAVWALEKILHPEITQAIFQTFYFDIASTALVMSIGGVQLLIIMAFAAGLLRFWSYGAILAMHTASVLVTLGELANPYQSPNHLFWASVPTLAAMLMLFLLRDADRLLALDARRGAAGAPAESF
- a CDS encoding sensor histidine kinase; the protein is MIPAYVVDGASRQPQMLSGDTLRRATLAHVAPAVIHELRQPLTAILSSAAGCERLLAQDIPSREALAAGIGMIRRNAERAVGTMRSLQQLFVEGGLQRRRLDLTGTLAETAAQLADRAQDLGVRLEQVQSVEALCVDGDGILLRQAVVNLVENALQAAASADGEPAVQLRAVGAEHRCLRVTVADSGSGVPPGCVSRIFQPFVTSRSEGMGIGLWLARTIAEAHGGTISVGRDAALGGAAFHLVLPAARA
- a CDS encoding hydrolase, with the protein product MAHPMHEQLSPQNCALALIDFQPAMYQGVYSHDRLALMHNVQILAKTARLFDVPVTLSTVAQDSFAGPFMPEVTELFPQAEVIDRTSINSWLDPNFRRAVEATGRKRIVVAGLWTEACVMFPTLEMLAAGYQVHVPADACGDVSPEAHERAVQRLVQAGAVPMNALQFTFELQQDWARQETYDGVMEILKAHTPYGIQVRFSKWALGEHASEAGAAAAG
- a CDS encoding amidohydrolase; protein product: MAELIAVNGRITTLDPARPEVTALAVRDGRIVATGGEAACRAALGPGPTTIDLRGRRVIPGLNDSHTHLIRGGLSYNLELRWENEPSLADALRALRAQAERTPPPQWVRVVGGWSEFQFAERRMPTLEEINAAAPETPVFLLHLYARALLNRAALRALGITRETPDPPGGEIQRDRSGEPTGLLIARPSALILYSTLARGPRLAPEDQANSTRHYMREMNRLGITSVIDAGGGGQSYPDDYAVIRRLHEAGELTVRIAYNLFAQKPGDELSDYERWVAMTEPGAGDEWLRMNGAGENLVWSAADFENFLEPRPDLAPVMESELEAVVGLLAERRWPFRIHATYDESIGRFLDVFERVSGGAPLPARFIIDHAETIGPRNIERVQALGGGIAIQHRMAFQGEYFVDRYGREAAAETPPVARMLASGLPLGAGTDATRVASYDPWVALYWLTTGRTLGGLPLYGEEKVLGREAALRLWTEGSAWFSGEEAVKGTLVPGRHADLAVLSADYLSVPPEEIRHITSVLTMVRGRVVFADAEFSNLSPPLPPASPDWSPVAAGPSPAMRRPPVGAGHGCAFHGHQRAIAWNRPLPLADEVRHAFWGALGCSCFVF